From the genome of Candidatus Electrothrix communis, one region includes:
- a CDS encoding chaperone NapD, with product MNISGIVVQSSPDNSAAVQKKLTEFSGVEIHAVNKEKGSIVITLEDTPNNVPSDIMMDVQKIQGVLAASLIYNYCDK from the coding sequence ATGAATATTTCCGGTATAGTTGTCCAGTCCTCCCCTGATAACTCAGCAGCAGTTCAGAAAAAATTGACAGAGTTTTCCGGGGTGGAAATCCATGCAGTGAACAAAGAAAAGGGGAGTATCGTTATTACCCTGGAAGACACACCGAATAATGTGCCTTCTGATATCATGATGGATGTGCAGAAAATTCAGGGCGTTCTTGCAGCGTCCCTTATTTATAACTATTGCGATAAGTAG
- a CDS encoding TRAP transporter substrate-binding protein, which translates to MKFIVKTALAVVLLSAFSSHPALAAKTVKWKLAETWPSTLTPLASPPALVAKMVKEMSGGKFIIRVEGKEKHKAPLAVLDMVKGGQYQMGHSASYYWKGKDVNTIFFTTLPFGMTATEQYAWFYYGDGMKYMQQVYDRFKVDSYPGGNTGVQMGGWFKKEINSLADLKGLKMRIPGLAGEVFAKLGVNVTNIPAGELYTSLDRGAIDALEWVGPGVDIKMGFHKVAPYYYTGWHEPASEMQFLINKRAYKKLTPEFQAMLQTAMKAASADMYYENFAESAEAWDKMKTEYPDIKIKTFPLPVLKAMKKVTDEVLGNYAAENPLFKEILASQRAFMKKARKWTVISDYNYIKTTLELEQ; encoded by the coding sequence ATGAAATTCATCGTAAAAACAGCTCTTGCAGTTGTTCTGCTCAGCGCTTTCTCAAGCCATCCGGCCTTAGCTGCCAAAACCGTGAAATGGAAACTGGCTGAGACCTGGCCCTCAACCCTAACCCCGCTGGCCTCGCCGCCTGCCCTGGTGGCCAAGATGGTCAAGGAGATGAGCGGCGGAAAATTTATCATCCGGGTGGAAGGCAAGGAAAAACACAAGGCCCCGCTGGCAGTCCTGGATATGGTCAAGGGTGGACAGTATCAGATGGGCCATAGCGCCTCCTATTACTGGAAAGGCAAGGATGTCAATACGATTTTCTTTACCACTCTTCCATTTGGTATGACCGCAACGGAACAGTATGCGTGGTTTTATTACGGGGACGGCATGAAATACATGCAGCAGGTCTATGATCGTTTTAAGGTCGATAGCTATCCGGGCGGTAATACAGGAGTGCAGATGGGGGGCTGGTTCAAAAAGGAGATCAACTCCTTGGCTGATCTGAAGGGCCTGAAGATGCGGATTCCCGGTCTTGCCGGTGAGGTTTTTGCCAAGCTGGGTGTCAATGTGACTAACATTCCTGCCGGTGAGCTGTACACCTCCCTGGATCGCGGCGCCATTGATGCCCTGGAATGGGTGGGGCCAGGTGTGGATATTAAGATGGGTTTTCATAAGGTGGCTCCATATTATTACACAGGTTGGCATGAGCCTGCCTCGGAGATGCAGTTTCTCATTAATAAGCGGGCCTATAAAAAGCTTACGCCGGAGTTTCAGGCCATGCTGCAAACAGCCATGAAGGCGGCTTCCGCTGATATGTATTATGAGAATTTTGCTGAGAGCGCTGAAGCCTGGGACAAGATGAAGACCGAGTACCCTGATATCAAGATCAAGACCTTTCCTCTGCCTGTCCTCAAGGCCATGAAAAAGGTTACAGATGAGGTGCTGGGGAACTATGCAGCTGAGAATCCTCTGTTTAAGGAGATTTTGGCTTCGCAGCGGGCATTTATGAAAAAGGCCCGGAAATGGACGGTTATTTCTGATTATAACTACATTAAAACTACTCTGGAGCTGGAGCAGTAG
- a CDS encoding TRAP transporter small permease subunit, which translates to MGALEKFIEKTINLVEGALSLLLLLMVLNVSFDVIMRYFFHNSSVAMQEMEWHFFAIIILVGMGVSLKAEAHVRVDFLFERFSDRAKAVINIFGTFFFLLPLALLITAGSFTFVHDSWLIGEISEDPGGLPYRWLIKGMIPLSFSFLLFSAIGYILRNIRRFQKAGTQEADMQEVGR; encoded by the coding sequence ATGGGTGCTCTAGAAAAGTTTATTGAAAAAACTATCAATCTTGTAGAAGGGGCACTGTCCCTCCTCCTCCTGCTCATGGTTTTGAACGTCTCGTTTGACGTCATAATGCGTTATTTTTTTCATAATTCCTCTGTGGCCATGCAGGAGATGGAGTGGCATTTTTTTGCAATTATTATCTTAGTCGGCATGGGCGTCAGCCTGAAGGCGGAGGCCCATGTACGGGTTGACTTTCTCTTTGAGCGCTTCAGTGACCGCGCAAAAGCAGTTATCAATATATTCGGCACGTTTTTCTTTCTTCTCCCTTTGGCCCTGCTCATTACAGCAGGTTCTTTCACCTTTGTTCATGATTCCTGGCTGATCGGAGAAATCTCCGAAGATCCCGGCGGGCTCCCTTATCGTTGGCTGATCAAAGGAATGATTCCTTTGTCCTTCAGTTTCCTGCTCTTCTCCGCAATTGGGTATATTCTTCGTAATATCCGAAGATTTCAAAAGGCAGGCACACAAGAGGCCGACATGCAAGAGGTAGGTAGATGA
- the napF gene encoding ferredoxin-type protein NapF, protein MNLTSFFANKCFEYLLKEEEGSFGECKEKKKPDLFPPWALHPKAFKKSCTGCGECAAACEDNLIIFKENELPVMDFSQGSCSFCGNCARSCPSGALVFSPDRPPWHLHVSITQDCLMEKKVLCQLCQEQCDHGAIVFSRDGQNNKPPEILLENCTGCGACAARCPVDAISFQYIEELQP, encoded by the coding sequence ATGAATTTGACCTCTTTTTTTGCCAATAAATGTTTTGAATACCTCCTGAAAGAGGAAGAGGGTTCTTTCGGGGAATGTAAAGAAAAAAAAAAGCCTGACCTCTTTCCTCCTTGGGCTTTACATCCAAAAGCCTTTAAAAAATCCTGTACCGGCTGCGGAGAATGTGCAGCCGCCTGTGAAGATAACCTGATCATTTTTAAAGAAAACGAGCTACCTGTAATGGATTTCTCTCAGGGGTCTTGCAGCTTTTGCGGAAACTGTGCTCGGAGCTGTCCCTCTGGAGCCTTAGTTTTTTCTCCAGACCGTCCTCCTTGGCATCTGCATGTTTCCATTACTCAGGATTGCCTGATGGAGAAAAAAGTCCTCTGTCAGCTTTGCCAGGAACAATGTGATCACGGCGCGATTGTTTTTTCAAGGGACGGACAGAACAACAAGCCTCCTGAAATTCTTTTGGAGAACTGTACCGGTTGCGGTGCCTGCGCCGCACGGTGCCCAGTTGATGCCATTTCCTTTCAATATATTGAAGAGCTACAGCCATGA
- the folP gene encoding dihydropteroate synthase: MNTTQVMGILNVTPDSFSDGGEFTGEQAVTEQVKKMLADGVDIIDIGGESTRPFAEPVAEQEELDRVIPAIQVVRTLSSAIPISIDTTKAKVAAAALEQGATLINDISALQQDPDMVTVARESQVPIIIMHMQGTPENMQLAPQYEDVVTEICAFFRERTSWMESQGIAKQRIILDPGIGFGKTLAHNLAILRNVGAFKRLGFPVLIGHSRKSFLEKLLGTPVAQRDCPSAVISALCAQQGADILRVHDVAKTIAAVRLAEELGQTLA; encoded by the coding sequence ATGAATACAACACAGGTTATGGGAATCCTCAATGTAACCCCGGATTCCTTTTCCGACGGTGGGGAATTCACCGGCGAGCAGGCTGTTACAGAGCAGGTGAAAAAAATGCTTGCCGACGGCGTGGATATAATCGATATCGGCGGCGAATCCACTCGTCCTTTTGCCGAGCCTGTGGCTGAGCAGGAAGAGCTGGATCGGGTCATTCCGGCGATTCAGGTCGTCCGTACTCTCTCTTCTGCAATTCCCATCTCCATTGACACCACCAAGGCCAAGGTGGCAGCTGCGGCCCTTGAGCAGGGGGCCACGCTCATTAACGATATCTCAGCCTTGCAGCAGGACCCTGATATGGTCACCGTGGCGCGTGAGAGTCAGGTGCCAATTATTATTATGCACATGCAGGGAACACCCGAAAATATGCAGCTTGCTCCCCAATACGAAGATGTTGTTACTGAGATCTGTGCTTTTTTTCGCGAGCGGACCAGCTGGATGGAGAGCCAAGGGATTGCCAAACAACGTATTATTCTTGATCCCGGCATCGGTTTCGGCAAGACCCTTGCCCATAATCTTGCGATTTTGCGCAATGTTGGAGCTTTTAAACGACTCGGTTTCCCGGTCCTGATCGGCCATTCCCGCAAGTCCTTTTTGGAAAAGCTGCTCGGTACCCCGGTTGCACAACGGGATTGCCCCAGCGCGGTCATTTCCGCCCTCTGCGCCCAGCAGGGTGCGGATATCCTGCGGGTGCATGATGTGGCAAAAACTATTGCAGCGGTCCGGCTCGCCGAGGAACTCGGTCAAACTTTAGCATAA
- a CDS encoding TRAP transporter large permease subunit yields MIGIIMFFAALLLLLLGYPVAFSFGAAAMFFGFIGAVAELQPDPALLDIMEDFFLMFSMMPFRIYSIMTNTILMAVPLFILMGIILQKSALAERLLESMGLLFGRVRGGLAVSTVLVGTLLAASTGVVGASVVAMGVISLPVMLKHGYNKSLATGTICASGTLGQIIPPSIVLIILGDVFQLPVGDLFHAALKPGLVLVASYIAYILLLSSLKPDLAPILHLPAEKNRISWQQALIAILPPLALIILVLGSIFAGVATPTESASVGALGAMLLAAMYRKLRWQILLDSCRETVRITAMVFAVLIGATAFSMVFVSTGADMLVEELLINLPGEKWCFLLLSMAAIMFLGFFIDFIEISYIVVPILLPVAETVGIDKMWFALLIAMNLQTSFLTPPFGFSLFYLKGVCPPEVRTLDIYKGVLPFILLQVMVLLSIMLFPHLYGLH; encoded by the coding sequence ATGATCGGCATCATCATGTTCTTTGCCGCCCTACTGCTTCTGCTTCTTGGCTATCCGGTGGCATTTTCTTTCGGGGCCGCAGCAATGTTCTTTGGTTTCATCGGGGCAGTTGCTGAGCTTCAGCCGGATCCAGCCCTCCTCGACATCATGGAAGATTTTTTTCTCATGTTTTCTATGATGCCCTTTCGGATCTACTCCATAATGACCAATACCATTCTCATGGCCGTTCCGCTGTTTATTCTGATGGGAATTATTCTTCAGAAATCAGCATTAGCAGAACGGCTCCTTGAGTCTATGGGCCTCCTCTTCGGTAGGGTGCGAGGCGGGCTGGCCGTCTCCACGGTCCTTGTCGGCACCTTATTGGCCGCATCCACCGGAGTGGTGGGAGCATCTGTGGTCGCTATGGGGGTGATCTCTCTGCCAGTGATGCTCAAACACGGCTATAACAAGTCTTTGGCTACCGGCACTATTTGCGCTTCCGGGACCCTTGGCCAAATTATTCCTCCTTCCATTGTCCTGATTATTCTCGGCGATGTGTTCCAACTCCCTGTGGGAGATCTCTTTCATGCGGCCCTCAAGCCGGGGCTGGTCCTGGTGGCAAGCTATATTGCCTATATCCTCCTTCTCAGCTCCCTGAAGCCCGATCTTGCCCCGATTCTCCATCTTCCTGCTGAGAAGAATAGAATTTCGTGGCAACAGGCATTGATTGCCATCCTGCCTCCCCTGGCCCTGATCATTCTGGTGCTGGGTTCCATCTTTGCCGGTGTTGCCACGCCAACCGAGTCCGCTTCAGTGGGTGCCCTGGGAGCCATGCTGTTGGCGGCAATGTACAGAAAACTGCGTTGGCAGATCCTGCTGGATTCCTGTCGCGAAACAGTCAGAATCACAGCCATGGTTTTTGCTGTTCTTATCGGAGCAACAGCCTTTTCTATGGTCTTTGTCTCTACCGGGGCCGACATGCTGGTCGAAGAATTATTAATCAATTTACCCGGTGAAAAATGGTGTTTTTTATTGCTCTCTATGGCAGCAATTATGTTTCTTGGTTTTTTTATTGATTTTATAGAAATATCCTATATTGTCGTTCCTATCCTTCTTCCGGTTGCTGAAACAGTGGGCATTGATAAAATGTGGTTTGCTCTTTTGATCGCTATGAATCTGCAAACTTCATTTTTAACCCCGCCGTTCGGTTTTTCGCTGTTCTATTTGAAAGGCGTGTGTCCTCCGGAAGTACGGACCCTTGATATTTACAAGGGAGTTCTGCCCTTTATTCTTCTTCAGGTTATGGTTTTACTCTCGATTATGCTCTTTCCGCACCTGTACGGCCTTCACTAA
- a CDS encoding multiheme c-type cytochrome, whose translation MRVVLWSAALMLAVGIQGGNVQAAEESGLPGKLSNETKTCLQCHKDINRGMYQQWGSSKHFGANVGCFECHQADAGDKDAMQHNGFTVSIIVSPKDCARCHEKEVKEFEGSHHSKAGQIMGSLDNLLAEVVEGNRGMVTESFPDGISAAAVNGCWQCHGSKVKVTENGKLDPATWPNSGIGRINPDGSTGSCAACHSRHDFSAGQARNPENCGKCHMGPDHPQLEIYNESKHGIAFRANRDKMNIDSPKWIAGEDYSAAPTCATCHMSATKDLDINHNVGLRIKWNNRPPISKLSHTTDKRWKLESAKITGDQRRKTMEKVCVACHNTNFTNNFFVQYEALMDLYHEKFAKPGIKLYNKATEVIKVLKGKEYAKFSQLIDYTWFEIWHHEGRRARHAAAMMAPDYTHWHGTYEVAKHWYGKYIPELEEVIEAGKHSENKDAQKLAGELAKMLEEVKNSENHKWSIGQENDADKKLRLERAKEYDAGYAN comes from the coding sequence ATGAGAGTGGTATTGTGGTCGGCAGCCCTGATGTTGGCAGTCGGAATACAAGGCGGAAACGTTCAGGCCGCAGAGGAAAGTGGGTTGCCGGGCAAATTGTCGAATGAAACCAAAACATGTTTACAATGTCATAAAGACATTAATCGGGGCATGTATCAACAATGGGGATCCAGCAAGCATTTCGGTGCCAATGTGGGCTGTTTCGAATGTCATCAGGCCGACGCTGGGGACAAAGATGCTATGCAGCATAACGGTTTTACCGTTTCTATCATCGTCTCACCCAAGGATTGTGCCAGATGTCATGAAAAAGAGGTCAAGGAGTTTGAGGGATCACATCATTCCAAGGCCGGACAGATTATGGGTTCCCTGGATAACCTGCTCGCCGAGGTTGTTGAAGGCAACCGGGGTATGGTCACCGAAAGTTTCCCGGACGGAATTTCAGCAGCGGCAGTCAACGGTTGCTGGCAATGTCACGGATCCAAGGTTAAGGTGACTGAGAATGGCAAGCTGGATCCGGCCACCTGGCCGAACAGCGGTATCGGTCGCATCAACCCGGACGGCAGCACAGGTTCTTGTGCGGCCTGTCACTCCCGCCATGACTTCTCCGCTGGTCAGGCCAGAAATCCTGAGAACTGCGGTAAATGTCATATGGGACCGGATCATCCCCAGCTTGAAATCTATAATGAGTCCAAGCACGGTATTGCTTTCCGGGCCAATAGAGACAAGATGAATATTGATTCTCCGAAATGGATAGCCGGTGAGGATTACTCGGCTGCGCCGACCTGCGCCACCTGTCATATGTCTGCGACCAAAGATCTGGATATCAACCATAACGTCGGCCTGCGCATCAAGTGGAACAACCGACCGCCGATCTCCAAACTGTCGCATACCACAGACAAACGCTGGAAACTAGAATCTGCCAAAATCACTGGTGATCAACGCCGCAAGACCATGGAAAAAGTCTGTGTCGCATGTCATAATACAAACTTTACAAATAACTTTTTTGTACAGTATGAAGCTCTGATGGATCTCTATCACGAGAAATTCGCCAAACCCGGTATAAAACTGTACAATAAAGCAACGGAAGTGATCAAAGTGCTCAAGGGCAAAGAGTATGCCAAATTTTCTCAGCTCATTGATTACACCTGGTTTGAGATCTGGCATCATGAAGGTCGTCGGGCACGTCATGCAGCAGCCATGATGGCACCTGACTACACCCATTGGCACGGCACCTATGAAGTTGCCAAGCACTGGTACGGCAAGTACATCCCGGAACTGGAAGAAGTCATTGAAGCGGGCAAGCATAGTGAGAACAAAGATGCCCAGAAACTGGCTGGTGAGCTTGCAAAAATGCTCGAAGAAGTAAAGAATAGCGAGAACCATAAATGGTCCATCGGGCAGGAAAACGATGCTGACAAGAAATTACGGCTTGAGCGTGCAAAAGAATACGACGCTGGCTACGCCAACTAA
- the ftsH gene encoding ATP-dependent zinc metalloprotease FtsH, with the protein MNTYKNLSMWLVIGLTAILLVNLFNQKTESRLPMTYSQFWTNVETGAIRKVTIQGGKVLGFASDGQPFSTVTPNDTELIPMLRESGVDILVKEPDQESLWMSIFISWFPMLLLIGVWVFFMRQMQMGGNGKGGALGFGRTRAKLQEEGEVKITFKDVAGIDEAKNELEEIVEFLKDPEKFTTLGGRIPKGVLLAGSPGTGKTLLARAIAGEAEVPFFTISGSDFVEMFVGVGASRVRDLFTQGMKNAPCIIFIDEIDAVGRHRGAGLGGGHDEREQTLNQLLVEMDGFNANDGVIIIAATNRPDVLDPALLRPGRFDRQVIVPVPDIKGRQLILEIYGKKTKLADDVDMAIIARGTPGFSGADLENLVNEAALVAARQGAKEITLDFLETAKDKIIMGAERKSMIIPEKEKKITAYHEAGHAIVARLLPGTDPIHKVTIIPRGRALGLTMQLPINEKYTHSKQFLLNNIAILYGGWVAERVAFGEITTGAGNDIERASELARKMVCEWGMSDELGPLAYGKKDEQIFLGREITQHRDYSEDTARKIDEVVKNIILDATTATTILLEENIDILKAVADELLEKETITLEDIDRIIKELEGKAEAAATATAVPAEEGAEQEGAEETVAKA; encoded by the coding sequence ATGAATACTTATAAGAATCTGAGCATGTGGCTCGTGATCGGTCTGACAGCAATCCTTCTGGTGAATCTTTTTAATCAGAAGACCGAGTCACGTCTTCCTATGACATATAGTCAGTTTTGGACCAACGTTGAAACCGGAGCGATACGGAAAGTGACTATTCAGGGGGGAAAGGTCTTGGGATTTGCATCTGATGGGCAACCTTTTTCCACAGTGACCCCGAATGATACTGAACTCATACCCATGTTGCGCGAATCAGGGGTTGATATCTTAGTGAAAGAGCCGGATCAGGAATCCTTATGGATGTCTATTTTTATTTCCTGGTTTCCCATGCTACTTTTGATCGGTGTCTGGGTCTTTTTTATGCGACAGATGCAGATGGGCGGTAACGGCAAAGGCGGAGCTCTCGGTTTCGGAAGAACACGAGCAAAGTTGCAGGAAGAAGGAGAGGTGAAAATCACCTTCAAGGATGTTGCCGGAATTGATGAAGCCAAAAACGAGCTCGAAGAAATTGTTGAGTTTTTGAAAGATCCAGAAAAATTTACTACCCTGGGGGGACGAATTCCCAAGGGCGTGTTACTGGCCGGTTCTCCAGGCACCGGTAAAACCCTGTTGGCCAGGGCCATTGCCGGAGAGGCTGAGGTGCCGTTTTTTACCATTTCAGGCTCTGATTTTGTCGAGATGTTTGTCGGTGTCGGTGCCTCTAGGGTTCGGGATTTGTTCACACAGGGTATGAAAAATGCGCCCTGTATCATCTTTATTGATGAGATTGATGCGGTGGGACGGCATCGCGGTGCTGGTCTGGGCGGCGGTCATGATGAGCGCGAGCAGACTCTGAATCAGTTGTTGGTGGAAATGGATGGTTTTAATGCCAACGACGGGGTTATCATTATCGCGGCCACCAATCGACCTGATGTTCTGGATCCGGCCCTGCTTCGTCCCGGTCGTTTTGATCGCCAGGTTATTGTGCCAGTTCCTGATATCAAAGGTCGTCAGTTGATCCTGGAGATCTACGGGAAAAAGACAAAATTGGCTGATGATGTGGATATGGCGATTATTGCCAGAGGTACGCCAGGCTTTTCCGGTGCTGATCTTGAAAACCTAGTCAACGAGGCAGCCTTGGTTGCGGCCCGTCAGGGAGCAAAAGAAATCACCCTTGATTTTCTGGAAACGGCCAAGGATAAGATCATTATGGGCGCAGAGCGCAAGTCCATGATCATTCCTGAGAAGGAAAAAAAGATCACTGCCTATCACGAGGCCGGACATGCCATTGTGGCTCGTTTGCTGCCGGGAACAGATCCCATTCATAAGGTGACGATTATTCCACGCGGCAGGGCGCTAGGTTTGACCATGCAGCTGCCTATTAATGAAAAATACACCCATTCTAAGCAGTTTCTCTTGAATAATATCGCCATTCTGTACGGCGGTTGGGTGGCGGAGAGGGTTGCTTTCGGCGAGATCACTACTGGTGCTGGCAATGATATTGAACGGGCAAGCGAACTGGCCCGCAAGATGGTCTGTGAGTGGGGCATGAGCGATGAGCTGGGACCTTTAGCCTACGGTAAAAAGGACGAACAGATTTTCCTTGGTCGAGAAATAACTCAGCACCGTGACTACAGCGAGGACACAGCCCGCAAGATTGATGAGGTGGTGAAAAATATTATTCTAGATGCCACCACAGCCACCACGATATTGTTGGAAGAAAATATTGATATCTTGAAAGCTGTTGCTGACGAGTTACTGGAAAAAGAAACCATCACTCTTGAAGATATTGATCGCATTATTAAAGAGTTGGAGGGTAAGGCGGAAGCCGCCGCAACCGCAACCGCTGTTCCTGCGGAAGAGGGAGCAGAGCAGGAAGGTGCGGAAGAAACCGTTGCAAAGGCATAA
- a CDS encoding Crp/Fnr family transcriptional regulator → MILADSILFQGLSDELLGLLTVLAQQKHYQKGEVIFLEGWPVSGFYLVAQGQIKIFKTSPNGKEQIIYVLDQGEPFGLTPLFHNKKFPACATSMISSTVFFFPKTEFLHLTTTHPPLALSMLAGLSQRLCKISIKLGELALKEVPQRLVTHLIYLSEKQGRTDRISLDMPKSQLACLLGTSPENLSRIFATMSRNGEIRVQGNMIEFLRYNELLQRN, encoded by the coding sequence ATGATACTGGCAGATTCCATTCTTTTTCAAGGACTTTCCGACGAGTTACTCGGCCTGCTCACAGTCCTTGCTCAACAAAAACACTATCAAAAAGGAGAGGTCATCTTTCTTGAAGGCTGGCCGGTCTCGGGATTTTACCTTGTTGCCCAAGGCCAAATAAAAATATTCAAGACCTCGCCGAACGGTAAAGAGCAAATAATTTATGTTCTCGACCAAGGAGAACCCTTCGGACTGACCCCGCTTTTTCACAACAAAAAATTTCCCGCCTGTGCGACAAGCATGATTTCGTCCACAGTTTTTTTCTTTCCCAAAACGGAATTTCTCCATTTGACAACCACCCACCCTCCCTTAGCGCTGTCCATGCTGGCCGGGCTCTCACAACGCCTGTGCAAGATTTCAATAAAATTAGGAGAACTCGCGCTCAAAGAAGTGCCGCAACGTCTGGTCACTCACCTCATCTATCTTTCTGAAAAACAGGGTCGAACTGATCGGATCTCTCTTGATATGCCCAAGTCTCAACTGGCCTGCCTGTTGGGCACCAGCCCTGAAAATCTCTCCAGAATTTTTGCAACTATGAGCCGTAATGGGGAAATCCGTGTACAAGGCAACATGATTGAGTTCCTCCGCTATAATGAACTACTGCAACGCAATTAA